A genomic window from Thunnus thynnus chromosome 12, fThuThy2.1, whole genome shotgun sequence includes:
- the LOC137194159 gene encoding T-cell acute lymphocytic leukemia protein 1 isoform X1 translates to MMEKRQPELCPGSPDAESGPGKREDSSIISRQNGCKEDEEPRRKEREEEDEEEERGGSFKGAEETDDVPLQNSSNGTSISVIINGVAKETASHNALDLKREVPVIELSRRDAIKAVEQRTESHLVPITELRRPPPLPLPPPQRDDARMVQLSPNAFPVPARAMLYNLAQPLAAINSLGGESEQYSMYPSNRVKRRPAPYEVELDEGRRILDLYKYAGQPKIVRRIFTNSRERWRQQNVNGAFAELRKLIPTHPPDKKLSKNEILRLAMKYISFLSNLLEDQDGGRNVGSTTDGETGLLVGAHEGGPQGGPHQETVVGLARDDLLETMSPGSSCGSLPDGDAEGSPESFMEDQDSPPAPRTLPASRGPPLHLAARDLRRNGRPLDGSSRR, encoded by the exons atgatggaaaaacgGCAGCCGGAGCTTTGTCCTGGAAGTCCCGATGCAGAGTCCGGTCCTGGAAAGCGGGAGGACTCCTCCATCATCTCCAGACAGAACGGATGCAAGGAGGACGAGGAGCcgaggagaaaggagagggaggaggaggatgaggaggaggagaggggagggagctTCAAGGGGGCTGAGGAGACGGATGACGTTCCTCTGCAGAACTCCAGCAACGGGACCAGCATCAGCGTCATCATCAACGGCGTTGCCAAGGAAACTGCCTCTCACAACGCCCTTGACCTGAAAAGGGAAGTGCCGGTGATCGAGCTCTCCAGGAGGGACGCTATAAAAGCGGTGGAGCAGAGGACTGAAAGCCATTTGGTGCCGATCACAGAACTTCGCAGACCTCCACCGCtgccgctgccgccgccgcAACGAGACGACGCTCGAATGGTCCAGCTGAGCCCAAACGCGTTTCCTGTCCCGGCCCGGGCGATGCTCTACAACCTGGCGCAGCCTCTCGCCGCCATCAACAG tcTCGGAGGGGAGTCGGAGCAGTACAGCATGTACCCAAGCAACAGGGTAAAGCGCCGCCCTGCGCCTTATGAGGTTGAACTCGACGAGGGTAGGCGCATTTTAGATCTTTATAAGTATG CTGGCCAGCCAAAGATTGTACGTCGTATCTTCACGAACAGCCGTGAACGCTGGCGGCAGCAGAATGTAAACGGAGCGTTTGCAGAGCTCCGTAAACTCATCCCCACTCACCCTCCGGACAAGAAGCTGAGCAAGAACGAGATCCTGCGGCTTGCTATGAAGTACATCAGCTTCCTCTCCAACCTCCTGGAGGAccaggatggagggaggaatgTTGGCAGCACAACTGATGGGGAAACTGGGCTGCTGGTTGGGGCCCACGAGGGGGGCCCTCAGGGTGGACCACATCAGGAAACAGTGGTGGGCTTGGCCAGGGACGATCTTCTGGAGACAATGTCACCAGGCTCCAGCTGTGGAAGCCTGCCTGATGGCGATGCTGAGGGCAGTCCTGAGAGCTTTATGGAGGACCAGGACTCACCTCCGGCTCCAAGGACTCTACCGGCTTCACGTGGACCTCCGCTCCATCTAGCTGCTAGGGATCTGAGGCGCAATGGACGCCCATTAGATGGCTCCAGTCGCCGATGA
- the LOC137194159 gene encoding T-cell acute lymphocytic leukemia protein 1 isoform X2 — protein sequence MMEKRQPELCPGSPDAESGPGKREDSSIISRQNGCKEDEEPRRKEREEEDEEEERGGSFKGAEETDDVPLQNSSNGTSISVIINGVAKETASHNALDLKREVPVIELSRRDAIKAVEQRTESHLVPITELRRPPPLPLPPPQRDDARMVQLSPNAFPVPARAMLYNLAQPLAAINSLGGESEQYSMYPSNRVKRRPAPYEVELDEAGQPKIVRRIFTNSRERWRQQNVNGAFAELRKLIPTHPPDKKLSKNEILRLAMKYISFLSNLLEDQDGGRNVGSTTDGETGLLVGAHEGGPQGGPHQETVVGLARDDLLETMSPGSSCGSLPDGDAEGSPESFMEDQDSPPAPRTLPASRGPPLHLAARDLRRNGRPLDGSSRR from the exons atgatggaaaaacgGCAGCCGGAGCTTTGTCCTGGAAGTCCCGATGCAGAGTCCGGTCCTGGAAAGCGGGAGGACTCCTCCATCATCTCCAGACAGAACGGATGCAAGGAGGACGAGGAGCcgaggagaaaggagagggaggaggaggatgaggaggaggagaggggagggagctTCAAGGGGGCTGAGGAGACGGATGACGTTCCTCTGCAGAACTCCAGCAACGGGACCAGCATCAGCGTCATCATCAACGGCGTTGCCAAGGAAACTGCCTCTCACAACGCCCTTGACCTGAAAAGGGAAGTGCCGGTGATCGAGCTCTCCAGGAGGGACGCTATAAAAGCGGTGGAGCAGAGGACTGAAAGCCATTTGGTGCCGATCACAGAACTTCGCAGACCTCCACCGCtgccgctgccgccgccgcAACGAGACGACGCTCGAATGGTCCAGCTGAGCCCAAACGCGTTTCCTGTCCCGGCCCGGGCGATGCTCTACAACCTGGCGCAGCCTCTCGCCGCCATCAACAG tcTCGGAGGGGAGTCGGAGCAGTACAGCATGTACCCAAGCAACAGGGTAAAGCGCCGCCCTGCGCCTTATGAGGTTGAACTCGACGAGG CTGGCCAGCCAAAGATTGTACGTCGTATCTTCACGAACAGCCGTGAACGCTGGCGGCAGCAGAATGTAAACGGAGCGTTTGCAGAGCTCCGTAAACTCATCCCCACTCACCCTCCGGACAAGAAGCTGAGCAAGAACGAGATCCTGCGGCTTGCTATGAAGTACATCAGCTTCCTCTCCAACCTCCTGGAGGAccaggatggagggaggaatgTTGGCAGCACAACTGATGGGGAAACTGGGCTGCTGGTTGGGGCCCACGAGGGGGGCCCTCAGGGTGGACCACATCAGGAAACAGTGGTGGGCTTGGCCAGGGACGATCTTCTGGAGACAATGTCACCAGGCTCCAGCTGTGGAAGCCTGCCTGATGGCGATGCTGAGGGCAGTCCTGAGAGCTTTATGGAGGACCAGGACTCACCTCCGGCTCCAAGGACTCTACCGGCTTCACGTGGACCTCCGCTCCATCTAGCTGCTAGGGATCTGAGGCGCAATGGACGCCCATTAGATGGCTCCAGTCGCCGATGA
- the otol1a gene encoding otolin-1-A isoform X1 — MKPPENVGQPGQYKEGRRLHQSLIGRDGVKSLHRLHLHQQVRLFLYYTSSSRCTFDKTVIIYCSCRFFLSQQLNRHFLTCCSSISLLSHRSLCRILSMSLIRLLLLTTVLVVLMAALTSGARTTRWPRPQSTKKPPRAGSNGGGGRTTTRTPSPSSGLHTEETTEVMMDTYSLSPTDSTTYSSDTYSTEYHTDAIAPPGNIHGNYTLDYNECFFNFCECCPPERGPVGPMGERGPPGLQGPRGPPGLPGEKGDTGLRGPPGPAGLPGANGLNGDIGDKGDQGPVGLPGAPGIPGKPGEKGDPGPRGEKGERGFSGLKGDPGERGEPGLNGTKGSTGREGPMGPPGVAGTKGQKGEQGLTGECLPGVKGDVGVRGPPGPRGEMGPPGVNGTDGTRGQRGEPGPPGGKGDTGTRGPTGPPGGRGMIGLRGERGAKGGRGPRGPKGPPGESVEQIRSAFSVGLFPSRSFPPPGLPVKFDKVFYNGEGHWDPALNKFNVTYPGVYLFSYHITVRNRPVRAALVVNGIRKLRTRDSLYGQDIDQASNLALMQLNEGDQVWLETLRDWNGVYSSSEDDSTFSGFLLYPDSKSKPTTMVNL, encoded by the exons TTGGGCAACCAGGGCAATATAAGGAAGGACGAAGGCTGCATCAGTCACTCATTGGAAGGGATGGAGTGAAGAGTCTACATCGTCTACATCTACATCAACAGGTAagattgtttctttattatacATCATCATCGCGTTGTACTTTTGATAAAACTGTAATAATTTACTGTAGTTGTAGATTCTTTTTAAGTCAACAATTAAATAGACATTTTCTAACGTGCTGCTCCTCTATTAGTCTCCTCTCTCACAGATCACTGTGTCGAATCCTCAGTATGTCTTTAATTCGCCTGCTCCTCCTGACCACTGTCCTCGTGGTCCTGATGGCTGCGCTGACCTCCGGTGCCCGAACCACACGCTGGCCCAGACCTCAGAGCACCAAGAAGCCCCCTCGAGCTGGTAGCAATGGTGGAGGTGGACGGACCACTACCAGGACCCCATCGCCTTCCAGCGGCCTGCACACAGAAGAGACAACTGAGGTTATGATGGACACTTACTCTCTCTCCCCTACAGACAGCACCACATACTCCAGTGATACTTACTCCACTGAATACCACACCGATGCCATCGCGCCCCCTGGGAACATCCATGGAAACTATACCCTCGACTACAATGAATGCTTCTTCAACTTTTGCGAGTGCTGTCCACCTGAGAGAGGCCCTGTAGGACCCATGGGAGAGAGAGGCCCTCCCGGGCTGCAAGGACCAAGGGGCCCTCCAG GGTTGCCAGGAGAGAAGGGAGACACAGGGCTCAGAGGACCTCCAGGCCCAGCAGGACTACCTGGAGCCAACGGACTCAATGGCGACATAG GTGATAAAGGTGATCAAGGACCTGTGGGTCTTCCTGGTGCACCTGGGATCCCTGGAAAACCAGGAGAAAAAG GTGACCCAGGCCCCAGAGGAGAAAAAGGTGAACGTGGCTTCAGCGGTTTGAAAGGGGACccaggagaaagaggagagccAGGCCTGAATGGGACTAAGGGCAGCACTGGGCGAGAGGGGCCTATGGGTCCCCCAGGGGTTGCTGGGACAAAGGGTCAGAAAGGTGAACAGGGACTTACAGGCGAGTGTTTACCGGGTGTGAAAGGTGATGTGGGGGTGCGTGGGCCCCCTGGACCAAGAGGTGAAATGGGCCCACCAGGAGTGAATGGAACCGATGGTACAAGGGGACAGAGAGGGGAGCCAGGGCCTCCGGGAGGGAAGGGGGATACTGGCACCAGAGGGCCCACTGGACCTCCAGGAGGGAGGGGTATGATAGGGCTGAGGGGGGAAAGAGGTGCTAAAGGAGGACGAGGGCCTCGGGGCCCTAAAGGCCCTCCAGGTGAGAGTGTCGAACAGATTCGCTCTGCCTTCAGTGTGGGCTTGTTCCCCAGCAGGTCCTTCCCTCCACCAGGCCTGCCTGTGAAGTTCGATAAAGTGTTTTACAATGGGGAGGGGCACTGGGACCCAGCTCTCAACAAGTTCAACGTCACCTACCCTGGGGTCTACTTATTCAGTTACCACATCACTGTGCGTAATCGGCCTGTGCGTGCTGCCCTGGTGGTAAATGGGATAAGGAAGCTGCGGACACGGGACTCGCTGTACGGCCAGGACATCGATCAGGCCTCCAACCTCGCACTGATGCAGCTGAACGAAGGCGACCAAGTGTGGCTGGAGACTCTGAGAGACTGGAACGGTGTTTACTCCAGCAGTGAGGATGACAGCACTTTCTCTGGCTTCCTGCTCTACCCAGACTCAAAGAGCAAACCTACTACTATGGTAAACCTGTAA
- the otol1a gene encoding otolin-1-A isoform X2 codes for MSLIRLLLLTTVLVVLMAALTSGARTTRWPRPQSTKKPPRAGSNGGGGRTTTRTPSPSSGLHTEETTEVMMDTYSLSPTDSTTYSSDTYSTEYHTDAIAPPGNIHGNYTLDYNECFFNFCECCPPERGPVGPMGERGPPGLQGPRGPPGLPGEKGDTGLRGPPGPAGLPGANGLNGDIGDKGDQGPVGLPGAPGIPGKPGEKGDPGPRGEKGERGFSGLKGDPGERGEPGLNGTKGSTGREGPMGPPGVAGTKGQKGEQGLTGECLPGVKGDVGVRGPPGPRGEMGPPGVNGTDGTRGQRGEPGPPGGKGDTGTRGPTGPPGGRGMIGLRGERGAKGGRGPRGPKGPPGESVEQIRSAFSVGLFPSRSFPPPGLPVKFDKVFYNGEGHWDPALNKFNVTYPGVYLFSYHITVRNRPVRAALVVNGIRKLRTRDSLYGQDIDQASNLALMQLNEGDQVWLETLRDWNGVYSSSEDDSTFSGFLLYPDSKSKPTTMVNL; via the exons ATGTCTTTAATTCGCCTGCTCCTCCTGACCACTGTCCTCGTGGTCCTGATGGCTGCGCTGACCTCCGGTGCCCGAACCACACGCTGGCCCAGACCTCAGAGCACCAAGAAGCCCCCTCGAGCTGGTAGCAATGGTGGAGGTGGACGGACCACTACCAGGACCCCATCGCCTTCCAGCGGCCTGCACACAGAAGAGACAACTGAGGTTATGATGGACACTTACTCTCTCTCCCCTACAGACAGCACCACATACTCCAGTGATACTTACTCCACTGAATACCACACCGATGCCATCGCGCCCCCTGGGAACATCCATGGAAACTATACCCTCGACTACAATGAATGCTTCTTCAACTTTTGCGAGTGCTGTCCACCTGAGAGAGGCCCTGTAGGACCCATGGGAGAGAGAGGCCCTCCCGGGCTGCAAGGACCAAGGGGCCCTCCAG GGTTGCCAGGAGAGAAGGGAGACACAGGGCTCAGAGGACCTCCAGGCCCAGCAGGACTACCTGGAGCCAACGGACTCAATGGCGACATAG GTGATAAAGGTGATCAAGGACCTGTGGGTCTTCCTGGTGCACCTGGGATCCCTGGAAAACCAGGAGAAAAAG GTGACCCAGGCCCCAGAGGAGAAAAAGGTGAACGTGGCTTCAGCGGTTTGAAAGGGGACccaggagaaagaggagagccAGGCCTGAATGGGACTAAGGGCAGCACTGGGCGAGAGGGGCCTATGGGTCCCCCAGGGGTTGCTGGGACAAAGGGTCAGAAAGGTGAACAGGGACTTACAGGCGAGTGTTTACCGGGTGTGAAAGGTGATGTGGGGGTGCGTGGGCCCCCTGGACCAAGAGGTGAAATGGGCCCACCAGGAGTGAATGGAACCGATGGTACAAGGGGACAGAGAGGGGAGCCAGGGCCTCCGGGAGGGAAGGGGGATACTGGCACCAGAGGGCCCACTGGACCTCCAGGAGGGAGGGGTATGATAGGGCTGAGGGGGGAAAGAGGTGCTAAAGGAGGACGAGGGCCTCGGGGCCCTAAAGGCCCTCCAGGTGAGAGTGTCGAACAGATTCGCTCTGCCTTCAGTGTGGGCTTGTTCCCCAGCAGGTCCTTCCCTCCACCAGGCCTGCCTGTGAAGTTCGATAAAGTGTTTTACAATGGGGAGGGGCACTGGGACCCAGCTCTCAACAAGTTCAACGTCACCTACCCTGGGGTCTACTTATTCAGTTACCACATCACTGTGCGTAATCGGCCTGTGCGTGCTGCCCTGGTGGTAAATGGGATAAGGAAGCTGCGGACACGGGACTCGCTGTACGGCCAGGACATCGATCAGGCCTCCAACCTCGCACTGATGCAGCTGAACGAAGGCGACCAAGTGTGGCTGGAGACTCTGAGAGACTGGAACGGTGTTTACTCCAGCAGTGAGGATGACAGCACTTTCTCTGGCTTCCTGCTCTACCCAGACTCAAAGAGCAAACCTACTACTATGGTAAACCTGTAA